A genomic stretch from Anaerolinea thermophila UNI-1 includes:
- a CDS encoding OsmC family protein, giving the protein MDAKATWKHGLSFEGWASSGFTVNLGAAPEVGGENDGFRPMELLLVGLAGCTAMDVISILEKKRQQVTGFEVRAHAERANEHPKVFTEITLEYIVTGHNIDPEAVKRAVELSENKYCSAQAMLGKTANIQHKITILEG; this is encoded by the coding sequence ATGGACGCAAAGGCAACCTGGAAACATGGGCTTTCCTTTGAAGGGTGGGCGTCAAGCGGTTTCACCGTAAATCTTGGCGCTGCACCCGAAGTTGGCGGAGAGAACGATGGCTTCCGTCCTATGGAACTTCTGCTGGTCGGCTTGGCAGGTTGTACTGCTATGGACGTGATTTCCATCCTTGAAAAGAAACGCCAGCAGGTGACCGGCTTTGAGGTGCGGGCTCATGCAGAACGGGCAAATGAACACCCCAAAGTGTTTACCGAGATTACTCTGGAATACATTGTAACCGGCCACAACATTGACCCTGAAGCGGTTAAACGTGCTGTAGAACTCTCCGAGAATAAATACTGTTCGGCGCAAGCCATGCTGGGCAAGACGGCGAATATCCAGCACAAAATTACCATCCTTGAAGGCTAA
- a CDS encoding MFS transporter translates to MALQRPRGMTAFTLVWFGQVISLMGSSMSGFALTIWAWKLTGSATALSLMAFFSFGPSILFSPFAGVLVDRWNKKLVMMLSDLAAGLATIVILILYSQNVLQIWHMYVAGAFMGIFQSFQWPAYSAAISVMIPKEHYSRASGMMSLAEWGSGLLSPVLAGALIGVIGISGILLIDIVTFVFAISMLLWIVIPSVPRSQEGQEGQGSIFKEALFGFRYILNRRSLLFLQLVFFSGNLMSTLAGVLTSPMILARTGDSAPILGLVQSVGSAGGIAGSLLISVWGGPKKKVLGVLGGWFLGGLLGEMLYGLRFGLPAWIAAAFFASFFGPIINSCNQAIWQSKVPPDLQGRVFSIRRMIAQITAPLAMLMAGPLADYVFEPAMKTASSPLARLFAPLTGTGAGAGMGTIIFLSGVVILGVAIAGWMNPLVRNVETLIPDHDAVSAQE, encoded by the coding sequence ATGGCACTTCAACGTCCTCGAGGTATGACTGCCTTTACTCTGGTTTGGTTCGGGCAGGTGATTTCGCTCATGGGGTCTTCCATGAGTGGATTTGCTTTAACCATCTGGGCATGGAAACTAACCGGTTCGGCAACAGCCCTTTCTCTGATGGCATTCTTCAGTTTTGGACCCTCTATCCTTTTCAGTCCGTTTGCAGGCGTTCTGGTAGACCGCTGGAACAAAAAACTGGTCATGATGCTCAGTGATTTGGCAGCCGGACTGGCAACCATTGTCATTCTAATTCTTTACTCGCAAAACGTCCTGCAAATCTGGCACATGTATGTTGCCGGGGCTTTTATGGGAATTTTCCAGTCTTTCCAATGGCCTGCCTACTCTGCAGCGATTTCGGTGATGATTCCCAAGGAACATTACAGCCGTGCCTCCGGGATGATGTCCCTTGCCGAATGGGGCTCAGGATTGCTCTCTCCTGTACTGGCTGGGGCTCTGATTGGCGTGATTGGCATAAGTGGCATCCTGCTGATCGACATCGTGACCTTCGTTTTTGCCATCAGCATGTTGCTATGGATTGTCATCCCATCAGTACCCCGCTCGCAGGAAGGGCAAGAAGGACAGGGCTCGATCTTCAAAGAGGCTCTTTTTGGTTTTCGTTATATTCTTAACCGGCGCAGTCTGCTCTTTTTGCAACTGGTATTTTTCTCCGGAAATCTCATGTCGACTCTTGCAGGGGTGCTGACCTCTCCAATGATTCTCGCTCGCACCGGCGATAGCGCCCCCATCCTGGGGCTTGTTCAATCTGTTGGGTCGGCGGGAGGAATTGCTGGTAGTCTTCTAATTTCTGTTTGGGGTGGTCCCAAAAAGAAAGTTCTGGGGGTACTGGGAGGCTGGTTCCTGGGCGGATTGCTGGGCGAAATGCTCTACGGATTGCGGTTTGGCTTGCCTGCGTGGATTGCGGCAGCATTCTTTGCCAGTTTCTTTGGGCCTATCATCAACAGTTGCAATCAAGCCATCTGGCAATCCAAAGTACCGCCCGACCTGCAAGGACGCGTTTTTTCCATCCGCCGCATGATTGCCCAGATTACCGCTCCTCTGGCGATGTTAATGGCTGGACCGCTGGCAGACTACGTCTTTGAACCTGCCATGAAAACAGCCTCTTCCCCACTGGCAAGGTTGTTTGCCCCTCTGACAGGTACCGGTGCAGGCGCTGGAATGGGCACCATCATATTCCTGAGTGGTGTGGTCATCTTAGGTGTAGCAATTGCCGGCTGGATGAATCCGCTGGTACGCAACGTGGAAACCCTCATTCCGGACCATGATGCAGTGTCTGCACAGGAATAA
- a CDS encoding LysM peptidoglycan-binding domain-containing protein, with protein sequence MLISACVPLESSSAQSLFEPSNPQGKSLIEIQDTPTPMPARPIYQPGELVDYTAQTGDTLPAIAAHFNTSVKEILEANPFIPADATTMPPGMPMKIPIYYQPLWGSPYQILPDSHFVNGPALIGFDTQKFVLLQPGWLRFYNEYVGDRQRNGAEIVEYVATNYSISPRVLLAILEYQLGALTQPKMPGGLDEYPLGERDISYRGLYRQLAWTANFLNQQYYTWRKGRLEITLPDGQLERPDPWQNAATVALQVYFAGRLNMEGYRIAVSSEGFARTYRELFGEPWTTDPHIPGSLRQPELRLPFGAGKSWAFTGGPHTAWGEGEPLAALDFAPPSVVGGCSPTEEFATAVAGGKIVRTGTGIAVLDLDGDGDERTGWVIFYLHLASDGMAPLGSELQAGDPIGKPSCEGGRATGTHVHIARKFNGEWIPADGVIPFNLEGWIARNGASPYEGWLTRQNRSVKACVCSDQASQIQSQSR encoded by the coding sequence ATGCTGATCAGCGCCTGCGTTCCACTGGAAAGTAGCAGCGCTCAATCTCTCTTTGAACCTTCAAACCCCCAGGGAAAATCCCTGATAGAAATTCAAGACACTCCCACCCCAATGCCCGCCCGACCAATTTATCAGCCGGGGGAACTGGTGGATTACACTGCACAAACCGGTGATACATTACCCGCCATAGCGGCGCACTTTAACACCAGCGTGAAAGAAATCCTCGAAGCCAATCCGTTCATTCCGGCTGATGCCACCACCATGCCACCCGGAATGCCGATGAAAATCCCCATTTACTATCAACCGCTGTGGGGCAGTCCTTATCAAATCCTGCCAGACAGTCATTTCGTTAATGGTCCGGCATTGATAGGGTTCGACACCCAAAAGTTCGTCCTGTTACAACCCGGCTGGTTGCGATTTTATAACGAATATGTTGGCGACCGGCAGAGAAACGGCGCGGAGATTGTTGAATATGTAGCCACCAATTACTCCATCAGCCCCAGGGTATTACTCGCCATTCTGGAATATCAGTTGGGAGCATTAACCCAGCCCAAAATGCCTGGGGGACTGGACGAGTATCCCCTGGGAGAAAGAGATATTTCTTACCGCGGGCTTTACCGTCAACTGGCATGGACAGCCAATTTCCTGAATCAGCAATACTACACCTGGCGCAAGGGCCGTTTGGAGATTACTCTGCCAGATGGGCAACTGGAACGTCCCGATCCGTGGCAAAATGCGGCAACGGTGGCATTGCAGGTTTACTTTGCCGGCCGTTTGAATATGGAAGGCTATCGCATTGCCGTATCTTCGGAAGGGTTTGCGCGCACTTACCGGGAATTATTCGGGGAGCCATGGACAACCGATCCCCACATTCCGGGCAGTCTGCGCCAGCCCGAACTGCGTTTGCCGTTTGGTGCGGGAAAATCGTGGGCATTTACCGGAGGCCCCCATACTGCCTGGGGAGAGGGTGAACCGCTTGCCGCGCTGGACTTTGCTCCTCCATCGGTAGTGGGCGGTTGCTCCCCCACCGAGGAATTTGCTACGGCTGTTGCCGGTGGAAAAATTGTGCGCACCGGGACGGGAATTGCCGTGCTGGACCTGGATGGGGATGGCGATGAACGCACTGGTTGGGTCATCTTTTATTTACATCTAGCCTCAGATGGAATGGCGCCACTGGGAAGCGAATTGCAAGCCGGTGATCCCATTGGCAAACCCTCTTGCGAAGGTGGAAGGGCAACCGGAACCCATGTGCATATTGCCCGTAAGTTTAACGGCGAATGGATTCCAGCGGATGGAGTCATTCCGTTCAATCTGGAAGGATGGATTGCGCGCAACGGCGCCTCACCTTACGAGGGGTGGCTTACCCGGCAAAACCGCTCGGTCAAAGCCTGCGTTTGCTCGGATCAGGCAAGTCAAATTCAGTCCCAATCCCGCTAA
- a CDS encoding serine hydrolase: protein MRNWQKRLLGLSLGVLLWGMASCNSSMSQSLTALPVSSENTIPIPSFSPTPSPVIIPETSEPLPSITQAPAFQSFAVQPLSQMLEDGADWHVWVKELGGRVLFEWRSDEIIHPASIVKVPLGMLVLETLEKGTEEPLDLVLDKGPTGAGRSYRQLLRAMLVYSEEDATEILERDLFERVHQNAVQQILDRWQAPSIRFRPRRASIHDLSTLWECLYTRQCLSESASEQMLTWLAEETPSDNGRLWTLKPYLPEESRIYNKRGSMTVPLTVGDCGLVEIPYYPVLLICIVGQSQGEPNFDRLHQKIGEFVQEVWVLWQDYREIKDE, encoded by the coding sequence ATGAGAAATTGGCAGAAGAGGTTGCTGGGACTTTCCCTGGGCGTTTTATTATGGGGCATGGCTTCATGCAATTCTTCGATGTCTCAATCTCTAACGGCTTTACCTGTCTCATCCGAAAACACTATTCCCATTCCCTCCTTTTCACCTACCCCTTCTCCTGTGATTATTCCTGAGACCAGCGAGCCATTGCCGTCCATTACCCAGGCTCCTGCTTTTCAGTCTTTTGCTGTTCAACCCTTGAGTCAGATGCTGGAAGATGGTGCGGACTGGCATGTATGGGTGAAAGAACTGGGTGGGCGAGTACTTTTTGAATGGCGTTCTGATGAGATAATTCATCCCGCTTCCATAGTCAAAGTTCCTTTGGGGATGCTGGTCCTGGAGACACTGGAAAAAGGAACGGAAGAACCTTTGGACTTGGTGCTGGATAAAGGTCCAACCGGTGCCGGGCGTAGTTACCGGCAATTGTTACGTGCCATGCTGGTGTACAGCGAAGAAGATGCTACAGAAATTCTCGAACGCGATTTGTTTGAACGAGTTCATCAGAATGCAGTTCAGCAGATTTTGGACAGGTGGCAAGCCCCATCCATTCGATTTCGTCCTCGCCGTGCTTCAATTCATGACTTAAGTACTTTGTGGGAATGCCTTTACACCCGGCAATGTCTCAGTGAGTCTGCCAGCGAACAAATGCTGACATGGTTGGCAGAGGAAACTCCCAGCGATAACGGACGCCTTTGGACTCTTAAGCCATATCTTCCTGAGGAAAGTCGCATCTATAACAAAAGAGGGTCTATGACTGTTCCTCTTACCGTGGGAGATTGTGGCTTGGTTGAAATTCCCTATTATCCCGTTCTGCTGATTTGCATCGTGGGGCAGTCACAGGGTGAGCCAAACTTTGACCGCCTTCATCAGAAAATTGGTGAATTTGTGCAGGAGGTTTGGGTTCTCTGGCAGGATTACCGCGAAATTAAGGACGAGTAA
- a CDS encoding LysM peptidoglycan-binding domain-containing protein, translated as MWTQLLCPNLKKLIQRLGTFLIAAGLLSACVRPWGSTSIFDIRAVSTPQPTLFVPPGTPQLVETPVEIPISTPAMQAEEDIPPFEPTPQPKTYIVQQGDTLGNIARQFNVDLALLIAANKLSNPDRIDVGQELIIPMIEDFPQGPDFIILPDSELVFGPSTTTFKMGTFVENQPGFLKNYHENRNGEAYSGTELIEKIARDFSVNPRLLLAVLEYQSGWLTNPSPPAETRKYPLGYSNSQITGLYHQIGWAANMLNYGYYLWKAGGVKGWVLADQTYVLVPESINAGTAGVQYLFSLLYGKDEWVKAVSSQGLYATYTRLFGSPQELAFEPLIPADLTQPEMVLPFAPGSIWYFTGGPHPAFGTGSAWGALDFAPPGEAYGCYTSPEWVTAMADGLIVRSGDGAVVQDLDGDGYEQTGWTILYFHIASSGRVQEGRFLKAGDDIGHPSCEGGVSNGTHLHIARRYNGEWISADGTIPFVLSGWVSAGDSIPYEGRLIKGEQVVTAWDKRLDENQIGW; from the coding sequence ATGTGGACACAACTTCTATGCCCTAACCTGAAGAAATTAATCCAGCGTCTTGGGACGTTTCTGATCGCCGCAGGGTTGCTCAGTGCTTGTGTGCGTCCCTGGGGGAGCACCTCGATTTTTGACATTCGCGCTGTTTCAACCCCGCAACCCACTTTATTCGTTCCTCCGGGCACACCGCAACTTGTGGAAACACCTGTAGAGATACCAATCTCCACACCTGCGATGCAAGCCGAAGAAGACATTCCACCCTTTGAACCTACCCCGCAACCCAAAACCTATATAGTACAACAGGGAGATACCCTGGGAAATATTGCCCGCCAGTTCAACGTGGATCTGGCCTTGCTGATTGCCGCGAACAAGTTATCCAACCCTGACCGAATAGATGTGGGCCAGGAACTGATTATTCCAATGATTGAGGACTTTCCTCAAGGACCGGACTTTATCATTCTTCCTGACTCCGAACTGGTTTTCGGGCCCTCCACAACTACCTTTAAAATGGGCACTTTTGTTGAAAACCAGCCTGGTTTCTTGAAAAATTACCATGAAAATCGCAATGGAGAAGCCTATTCGGGCACCGAATTGATTGAAAAAATTGCCCGCGACTTCTCCGTTAACCCACGATTGTTGCTTGCCGTGCTGGAATACCAAAGCGGCTGGCTGACCAATCCTTCCCCACCCGCAGAGACGCGCAAATATCCGTTGGGTTATTCCAATTCGCAAATTACCGGCTTATACCACCAGATTGGCTGGGCGGCGAACATGCTTAATTATGGATACTATCTGTGGAAAGCCGGCGGGGTCAAAGGATGGGTGCTGGCAGATCAAACCTATGTACTTGTACCCGAATCCATCAATGCCGGCACTGCGGGCGTTCAGTACCTTTTCAGTTTGCTTTACGGCAAGGATGAGTGGGTGAAAGCCGTAAGTTCACAAGGGCTGTATGCCACATACACGCGTTTATTTGGATCGCCTCAGGAACTGGCTTTTGAGCCGCTCATTCCAGCAGACCTAACCCAACCTGAGATGGTGCTTCCCTTTGCTCCGGGAAGCATCTGGTACTTCACCGGGGGACCGCACCCTGCCTTTGGAACTGGCTCTGCATGGGGAGCGCTGGATTTTGCACCCCCGGGAGAGGCTTACGGTTGTTATACCAGCCCCGAATGGGTTACCGCGATGGCAGACGGTTTGATTGTGCGCAGTGGGGATGGAGCAGTGGTACAGGATTTAGATGGAGATGGATATGAGCAAACCGGCTGGACAATCCTCTATTTCCATATTGCGTCCAGTGGCAGAGTACAGGAAGGACGCTTTCTGAAAGCCGGGGATGACATTGGACATCCGTCCTGCGAAGGCGGAGTATCCAATGGCACGCACTTACACATCGCCCGCCGGTATAATGGAGAATGGATTTCTGCAGACGGCACAATTCCTTTCGTACTCAGTGGATGGGTCTCTGCAGGGGACAGTATCCCTTATGAGGGACGATTAATCAAAGGCGAGCAGGTTGTTACTGCATGGGATAAACGTTTAGATGAGAATCAGATTGGCTGGTAA
- a CDS encoding polysaccharide deacetylase family protein, which yields MKPPNRFFAGLSIEESPEFSSGTITMMKPLGVNVLQGCLWGCLFLLGIVGCTVQPLPTPTPTLNVQETSLFHEAILTATYAIPEPTSTPTTVPSFTPTPTQPPVPPELPRVFQTSLLNPMDHPHPYIQDTCQVLKNRWKMGKSAPGTVVMPIMFHSITDGEVNHPYQISAHQVKELFQALEQKGFEAISMEQLAGFLQSNDYIPPRSVVLIVDDLHSASYYRDHFYPYLHPHGWTVTNAWISEPEASRRVRDENIALQREGWVDHQAHGVVHNINIVEFKPGTTIETSLYGKVDVETFIYRELQGSREAILETFGKAPIAYIWPGGNFSARAVQVAREVGYQLGFTVNPRGPLMYNWIPLGDEIDPKRPALLPENYVQDPLMVLPRYWDKDAILYLDTVIRIGEEARAYALENRERELEYYRLVCEPHVDTTSMP from the coding sequence GTGAAACCGCCTAATCGCTTCTTTGCAGGGCTTTCCATTGAGGAAAGCCCTGAGTTTTCCTCTGGTACAATAACCATGATGAAACCATTAGGGGTAAACGTTTTACAGGGGTGTTTGTGGGGATGTCTCTTTCTTTTGGGGATTGTGGGATGCACAGTCCAACCTCTGCCTACACCTACACCCACACTCAACGTGCAGGAAACCAGTCTCTTCCACGAAGCCATTCTTACAGCAACTTATGCCATTCCTGAACCTACATCAACTCCCACCACAGTGCCATCCTTTACTCCAACGCCAACACAGCCCCCTGTCCCACCCGAACTTCCGAGAGTATTTCAAACCTCGCTTTTGAATCCGATGGATCATCCCCATCCGTACATTCAGGATACCTGTCAGGTTTTGAAGAACCGCTGGAAAATGGGAAAATCGGCTCCGGGGACGGTGGTGATGCCGATCATGTTCCACTCTATCACCGATGGAGAGGTCAATCATCCTTATCAAATCAGTGCCCATCAGGTTAAGGAACTGTTTCAAGCCTTAGAACAAAAAGGCTTTGAAGCCATCAGCATGGAACAACTGGCAGGCTTCTTGCAAAGCAACGATTATATTCCCCCGCGCTCGGTGGTGCTGATTGTGGACGACTTGCACTCCGCTTCTTATTACCGGGATCACTTCTACCCTTACCTCCACCCTCATGGCTGGACAGTGACCAACGCATGGATCAGCGAGCCTGAAGCCAGCCGTCGCGTGCGGGATGAAAATATCGCCCTCCAACGTGAAGGTTGGGTAGATCACCAAGCACATGGGGTGGTACATAACATTAATATTGTCGAATTTAAGCCGGGCACAACGATTGAAACATCTCTGTACGGCAAAGTGGATGTGGAAACCTTCATTTACCGTGAACTGCAAGGTTCTCGAGAAGCCATCCTGGAAACCTTTGGAAAAGCACCGATTGCCTACATCTGGCCCGGCGGCAATTTCAGCGCCAGAGCCGTACAAGTTGCGCGGGAAGTAGGTTATCAGTTAGGATTCACCGTAAACCCACGGGGACCCTTGATGTACAACTGGATTCCGCTGGGGGATGAAATTGATCCCAAACGCCCGGCACTGCTTCCGGAAAATTATGTGCAGGATCCCCTCATGGTTCTGCCCCGCTACTGGGACAAAGATGCAATTCTCTATCTGGATACTGTCATCCGAATTGGCGAAGAAGCACGTGCTTATGCCCTGGAAAACCGGGAACGCGAATTAGAATACTACCGTCTGGTGTGTGAGCCACATGTGGACACAACTTCTATGCCCTAA
- a CDS encoding inositol-3-phosphate synthase → MGNKKVRVAIIGVGNCASSLVQGVYYYRNAADTDRIPGLMHVNLGGYHISDIEFSAAFDVVDTKVGKDLSEAIFAYPNNTYQFTKVPHLNVPVSRGMTHDGLGKYLSQIVKKAPGPTADIIKILKDTGTDVVINYLPVGSEMATKWYVEQVLEAGCGFVNAIPVFIASSEYWSERFRQKNLPIIGDDIKSQVGATILHRVLTSLFVDRGVRLDRTYQINFGGNTDFLNMLERERLESKKISKTGAVTSMLPYDIGENNIHVGPSDYIPWLTDRKWCYIRMEGTTFGDVPLNLEAKLEVWDSPNSAGVVIDAVRCVKLAMDRGIGGPLYAPASYFMKTPPKQFKDEIAREMTEAFIRGETA, encoded by the coding sequence ATGGGAAACAAAAAAGTACGCGTTGCCATCATTGGGGTAGGAAACTGCGCTTCGTCTCTGGTACAGGGAGTGTATTACTACCGTAACGCCGCCGATACCGACCGCATTCCTGGATTGATGCACGTCAATCTGGGCGGATATCACATCAGCGATATTGAATTTTCTGCAGCATTTGATGTGGTAGATACCAAAGTAGGAAAAGACCTTTCCGAAGCCATCTTTGCTTACCCAAACAACACCTATCAGTTTACCAAAGTGCCGCATCTGAACGTTCCGGTCTCTCGCGGAATGACTCATGATGGCTTGGGGAAGTACCTCTCACAGATTGTCAAGAAAGCGCCCGGTCCAACCGCCGATATCATCAAAATTCTCAAAGATACCGGCACGGATGTAGTGATTAACTATCTACCAGTGGGCTCCGAGATGGCAACCAAGTGGTACGTGGAGCAGGTGCTGGAAGCCGGTTGCGGGTTTGTCAACGCCATTCCTGTCTTCATCGCCAGTTCAGAGTACTGGTCGGAGCGCTTCCGCCAGAAAAATTTACCCATCATCGGAGATGACATCAAGTCTCAGGTGGGCGCCACTATCCTGCACCGCGTTTTGACCAGTTTGTTTGTCGATCGCGGTGTGCGCCTGGACCGCACCTATCAGATCAACTTTGGAGGCAATACCGACTTCCTGAACATGCTGGAACGCGAGCGCCTTGAGTCCAAGAAAATCTCCAAGACTGGCGCGGTGACCAGCATGCTCCCGTATGACATTGGAGAAAACAACATCCACGTTGGTCCCAGCGATTATATCCCATGGTTAACTGACCGCAAATGGTGCTACATCCGCATGGAAGGGACCACCTTTGGGGATGTTCCCTTGAATCTGGAAGCCAAACTGGAAGTATGGGATTCTCCCAACTCAGCCGGCGTGGTGATTGACGCTGTACGCTGTGTCAAACTGGCAATGGATCGTGGAATCGGTGGACCTTTGTATGCCCCCGCTTCTTATTTCATGAAAACACCCCCCAAACAATTCAAGGATGAAATTGCCCGGGAGATGACGGAAGCCTTCATCCGGGGTGAAACCGCCTAA
- the acnA gene encoding aconitate hydratase AcnA encodes MSASRSSAIPAILKTSQGTYFYYPLDQWEGISRESLQRLPFSIRILLEGYLRNSAHPRVSQQSISALANWAPQATHRPILQFFPGRVVLQDFTGVPVMNDLAAMRAALVRLGGNPEKINPVVPVDLVIDHSVQVDYFGIPDALKLNVQLEFERNRERYEFLHWAQKAFKNFRVVPPSSGIVHQVNLEYLARGVLTSSQDGTTVVFPETLVGTDSHTTMINGLGVVGFGVGGIEAVAAMLGEPLEFVTPDVIGLRLTGKLREGVTPTDLTLTITQLLRKHGVVDKFVEFFGPGLVNLSLADRAMISNMAPESGATVLYFPVDQQTLAYLALTGRPTELVEAYYRAQGLFVMPETPEPEYTAVLHLDLESIEPSLAGPKRPQDRVPLPQVKKNFRSSLSKPKTERGFGLSSEDLGKEAEYRSNGYRETLKHGAVVIAAITSCTNTSNPYVMLAAGLLARNAVLKGLRVKPYVKTSLAPGSKVVTAYLEKSGLDKALSALGFDVVGYGCTTCIGNSGPLPQPVIEAIESGGLVAAAVLSGNRNFEGRVHPYVQANYLASPPLVVAYALAGTVDIDLTQEPLGVDRQGNPVYLKDLWPSAEEIEQLIQDLVQPELFASEYADLYSANPQWSQIQSPSSLLYEWNPASTYLQEPPFFENLSKEPQFLSDIQNARVLALFGDSITTDHISPAGNISPTSPAGKYLLEHGVPVSEFNSYGSRRGNDRVMTRGTFANIRLKNLLLGGKEGGYTIHFPDGEVLPIYDAAMKYREEGVPLIVIAGKEYGTGSSRDWAAKGVQQLGVRAILAESFERIHRSNLAGMGVLPLVFKPGENAQSLGLTGREIYTLKGVSQIQSPGGELTVQVTREDGSTFEFQVTIRLDTPNEVSYFHHGGILNTILLNWL; translated from the coding sequence ATGTCTGCGTCTAGATCCTCGGCTATTCCCGCCATTCTGAAAACGTCTCAGGGGACGTATTTCTATTACCCTCTCGACCAGTGGGAAGGGATATCCAGGGAAAGTCTTCAACGATTGCCTTTCTCTATTCGAATTTTGCTGGAAGGTTACCTTCGGAACAGCGCCCATCCTAGAGTAAGCCAGCAAAGCATTTCGGCACTGGCAAACTGGGCACCACAGGCAACCCATCGTCCCATTTTACAGTTCTTTCCCGGCCGGGTAGTGCTGCAAGATTTTACCGGCGTTCCGGTGATGAACGATCTTGCCGCCATGCGCGCCGCTCTGGTGCGATTGGGAGGAAATCCGGAAAAAATCAATCCCGTTGTGCCGGTGGATTTGGTTATTGACCACTCAGTACAGGTAGATTACTTTGGAATTCCAGATGCTCTGAAACTCAACGTCCAGTTAGAATTTGAACGCAATCGTGAGCGCTATGAGTTCCTCCACTGGGCACAGAAAGCCTTCAAGAACTTCCGAGTTGTGCCCCCTTCCTCAGGAATTGTCCATCAGGTAAATCTCGAATATCTGGCGCGGGGAGTGCTTACCTCTTCACAAGATGGCACCACAGTCGTCTTCCCCGAAACGCTGGTGGGGACAGACTCTCACACCACCATGATTAACGGGTTAGGCGTGGTTGGATTTGGCGTTGGAGGGATTGAAGCCGTTGCCGCCATGTTAGGCGAACCGCTGGAATTTGTCACTCCCGATGTCATTGGCCTGCGTCTGACCGGGAAACTTCGGGAAGGCGTCACCCCCACAGACCTGACTCTGACTATTACCCAACTGCTACGCAAGCACGGTGTTGTCGATAAATTTGTAGAATTTTTTGGGCCCGGTCTGGTCAATCTATCCCTAGCCGACCGAGCGATGATTTCTAACATGGCACCTGAAAGTGGTGCAACCGTGCTCTACTTCCCTGTCGATCAGCAAACGCTGGCTTACCTTGCATTGACCGGCAGACCCACCGAACTTGTAGAAGCTTACTATCGCGCACAGGGTCTTTTTGTTATGCCTGAAACTCCCGAACCCGAGTACACAGCCGTTCTTCACCTGGACCTAGAAAGCATTGAACCCAGTCTGGCAGGGCCCAAACGTCCACAAGACCGTGTGCCTCTCCCTCAGGTAAAAAAGAACTTTCGCTCTTCTCTCTCAAAGCCCAAAACCGAACGCGGCTTTGGACTTTCTTCAGAAGATTTGGGAAAGGAAGCCGAATACCGCTCCAATGGATACCGGGAAACCCTGAAACATGGCGCCGTTGTGATTGCTGCCATTACCTCCTGCACCAATACCTCAAATCCCTATGTCATGCTTGCGGCGGGATTGCTGGCAAGAAATGCTGTTCTCAAGGGATTGCGCGTCAAACCCTACGTTAAAACCAGTCTTGCTCCGGGCTCCAAAGTAGTGACCGCATATCTGGAAAAATCAGGGCTGGATAAAGCCCTATCGGCACTGGGTTTTGATGTGGTCGGATATGGTTGCACTACCTGTATTGGTAATTCAGGTCCGTTACCACAACCTGTGATTGAAGCCATCGAAAGTGGTGGACTGGTAGCCGCAGCAGTGCTTTCTGGAAACCGTAACTTTGAGGGACGTGTCCACCCCTACGTGCAGGCAAATTATCTTGCTTCCCCTCCTCTAGTAGTTGCCTATGCGCTGGCGGGCACTGTAGATATTGATCTTACTCAAGAGCCCTTGGGCGTTGATCGGCAGGGGAATCCTGTTTACCTGAAGGATCTCTGGCCCTCTGCTGAAGAAATCGAACAACTGATCCAAGACCTCGTCCAGCCGGAATTGTTCGCTAGTGAGTACGCGGATCTATACTCAGCCAACCCCCAATGGTCACAAATCCAAAGCCCAAGTTCTCTGCTTTACGAGTGGAATCCGGCATCCACTTATTTACAGGAACCACCCTTCTTTGAAAACCTTTCCAAAGAACCTCAATTCCTGTCTGACATCCAAAATGCTCGGGTGTTAGCGCTCTTTGGCGATTCCATCACCACAGATCACATTTCCCCGGCAGGAAATATCTCCCCAACCAGCCCGGCAGGGAAATACCTTCTGGAGCATGGCGTGCCGGTCAGCGAGTTTAACTCGTATGGTTCGCGCCGGGGAAATGACCGTGTGATGACTCGCGGTACATTTGCTAACATCCGCTTAAAAAACCTGTTGCTGGGTGGCAAAGAAGGTGGATACACAATTCACTTCCCTGATGGGGAAGTTCTTCCGATCTATGACGCCGCGATGAAATACCGTGAGGAAGGCGTCCCCTTGATTGTCATTGCAGGGAAAGAATACGGCACCGGCTCCAGCCGCGACTGGGCGGCGAAAGGTGTGCAACAATTAGGAGTGCGCGCCATCCTTGCCGAATCCTTTGAGCGCATTCATCGTTCCAACCTGGCAGGAATGGGCGTGCTTCCACTGGTATTCAAGCCCGGAGAAAACGCTCAATCCCTTGGGCTCACAGGGCGGGAAATCTACACCTTGAAGGGAGTATCTCAAATTCAATCCCCGGGTGGAGAACTCACTGTACAGGTAACCCGAGAGGATGGCAGTACGTTCGAGTTTCAGGTCACCATTCGATTGGATACCCCTAACGAAGTCTCCTATTTCCACCATGGAGGTATTCTGAATACTATCCTACTGAACTGGCTCTAA